In Pangasianodon hypophthalmus isolate fPanHyp1 chromosome 3, fPanHyp1.pri, whole genome shotgun sequence, a single genomic region encodes these proteins:
- the LOC113525486 gene encoding uncharacterized protein LOC113525486 has protein sequence MAKNPNLRNDTYNQVQSIINSAINTLLNEPGAEKFEPQIPSFTSSGNQVNGYMGYHFQDGDTKTPAAFINELRPVLGNVLINIHLLFKNFTRVPSEAEVLKAANALLDPKIRRARDLTTKKLNDPVSIQNVTYQKIENNSYIISFGFQISDVTISKDIQLRNETYDLIQNTINSLLNDILNAKGATPFVFPRANYTLNGNEIVANFEYVFVEGDTKWTPSGFLSEILNIRVSSTTVSPATTKPVILTSPATPSVISGSAVVQTRMVFSSSSPVPTESLVLSAIQSLLNARLTNLTDSVKVLNFTYKKISDTSYAVIFTFNISNISMPENPELRNDTYNEVESIINKALNTLLNKPGAESFQPHDFSFMSSKNQVKGDMEYHFQDGDTKTPAAFINELKAQSTPILGNVLIHIRLVFKNLSRVPTEAEVLKAANALLDAKIRTVRDLTTQKLNEPVSIRNVTYQKTDNNSYIISFVFQISDVNISKDIQLMNQTFNLIQNTINILLNTILNAKGAAPFVFPRANYTFNGTVVVADSEYVFVEGETKWTPSGFLSAILNISGLSNFTTPAAQTTPPVHVVLRPTVQINNTTSGGNAAWILAIIIPCSIVIILIPCWILLCCLLCGCCAGLRRRYNRRRSYNVQRTTQNGLF, from the exons ataaacacacttctaaatgAACCTGGTGCAGAAAAATTTGAACCCCAGATCCCTTCCTTCAC GAGTTCAGGAAACCAGGTTAATGGTTACATGGGGTAccacttccaagatggagacaccaaaacaccagcagccttcatAAATGAGCTTAGACCTGT ATTGGGGAATGTCCTGATAAACATTCATCTACTATTTAAGAACTTCACCAGAGTACCTAGTGAGGCTGAGGTCCTCAAAGCTGCGAATGCTCTGCTGGACCCAAAGATCAGAAGAGCACGAGATcttacaacaaaaaaactgaacGACCCTGTGAGCATACAGAATGTCACCTATCAGA AAATTGAAAACAACTCATACATTATTAGCTTTGGATTCCAAATCAGTGATGTGACCATCTCCAAAGACATTCAGCTGAGGAACGAAACATATGATTTAATCCAAAACACCATCAACAGCCTG CTGAATGATATTTTGAATGCAAAAGGTGCTACTCCATTTGTCTTCCCACGAGCAAACTACAC gCTTAATGGTAACGAAATTGTGGCTAATTTTGAATACGTCTTTGTGGAAGGTGACACCAAGTGGACACCAAGTGGAtttctttctgaaatactcaacatTAGAG TGTCGTCTACAACAGTTTCTCCAGCAACTACAAAACCTGTTATTTTGACTTCACCAGCAACTCCCTCAGTAAT atctggttcagctgtggttcagaccaggatggtcttcagttcctcctctcctgttcccactgagagtttggtcctcagtgcaaTTCAGTCTCTTCTGAATGCtcgactcacaaacctcactgactctgtaaaagtgctgaacttcacctataaga aaatttcagacacctcctatgcagtcaTTTTCacattcaacatcagtaacatcagcatgccagagaaccctgagctcaggaatgacACCTACAATGAAGTGGAGAGCATCATCAACaaagct ctaaacacacttctaaatAAACCTGGTGCAGAATCATTCCAACCTCATGATTTTTCTTTCAT GAGTTCAAAAAACCAGGTTAAAGGTGACATGGAGTAccacttccaagatggagacaccaaaacaccagcagccttcatAAATGAGCTTAAAGCACAGAGCACACCTAT ATTGGGGAACGTCCTGATACACATTCGTCTAGTTTTTAAGAACTTGTCCAGAGTCCCTACTGAGGCTGAGGTTCTCAAAGCTGCTAATGCTCTGCTGGACGCAAAGATCAGAACAGTGCGAGATCTTACAACTCAAAAACTGAACGAACCTGTGAGCATACGGAACGTCACCTATCAGA AAACTGACAACAACTCATACATTATCAGCTTTGTGTTCCAAATCAGTGATGTGAACATCTCCAAGGACATCCAGCTGATGaatcaaacatttaatttaatccaAAACACCATCAACATCCTG ctcaaCACTATTCTGAATGCGAAAGGTGCTGCTCCATTTGTCTTCCCACGAGCAAACTACAC gTTTAATGGTACAGTCGTTGTGGCTGATTCAGAATACGTCTTTGTGGAAGGTGAAACCAAGTGGACACCAAGTGGATTTCTTTCTGCAATACTCAACATTAGCGGTCTGTCGAACTTCACCACTCCTGCTGCTCAAACAACCCCCCCTGTCCATGTAGTCCTGAGGCCCACAGTCCAAATAAACAACACCACCTCTGGGGGAAATGCTGCATGGATCCTGGCCATCATTATCCCCTGCAGTATAGTCATTATTCTCATACCGTGCTGGATTCTGCTCTGC TGTCTCCTGTGTGGCTGCTGTGCTGGTTTAAGGAGGCGCTACAACAGAAGACGGTCCTACAATGTCCAACGCACAACACAAAATGGActcttttaa